A region from the Caldilineales bacterium genome encodes:
- a CDS encoding NADAR family protein: MTIFFYNADEPYGALSNFSRYGFMLDGLDWPTSEHYYQAQKFTNPADFEAVRQARSAFVARRMGNDHSRPIRPDWDEIREEVIWRANYAKFSANPEARAKLLSTGTEELVEASPYDDFWGQGSNKDGQNRFGKLLMRLRAQLQGAET; encoded by the coding sequence CCCTTTCCAACTTCTCTCGCTACGGCTTCATGTTGGATGGCCTCGACTGGCCGACCTCCGAGCACTACTATCAGGCGCAGAAATTCACAAATCCGGCTGACTTCGAGGCCGTGCGCCAGGCTCGCTCCGCCTTTGTCGCCCGCAGGATGGGCAACGACCATAGCCGCCCCATCCGCCCCGACTGGGATGAGATACGCGAGGAAGTCATATGGCGGGCCAACTACGCCAAATTCAGCGCCAACCCAGAAGCGCGAGCAAAGTTGCTATCCACCGGGACCGAAGAACTGGTCGAGGCGTCGCCATACGACGATTTTTGGGGACAAGGCTCGAACAAAGACGGCCAGAATCGCTTTGGCAAGCTGCTGATGCGCCTGCGGGCGCAACTCCAGGGGGCCGAGACGTGA
- a CDS encoding DUF2905 domain-containing protein, translated as MRSQQIGLLIVGSGLVLVVIGLVVWAGGLAWFGHLPGDIRIETENVKVYIPLASMLLVSLALSLVLALINRLR; from the coding sequence GTGAGGTCACAGCAAATCGGTCTGCTCATCGTTGGAAGCGGGCTTGTGCTGGTGGTGATTGGCTTGGTCGTCTGGGCAGGTGGGCTGGCCTGGTTCGGCCACTTGCCTGGCGACATCCGCATCGAGACCGAGAACGTCAAGGTGTACATCCCCCTGGCCTCGATGCTCCTTGTTTCGCTTGCCCTCAGCCTTGTCCTTGCCCTCATCAACCGCCTCCGCTAA
- a CDS encoding sigma-70 family RNA polymerase sigma factor — translation MSEERSNETWLADLQASDRRRDAAIQDLLAWLERRLFFYLRERSDLRGLGEDEIRHLAGDFAQESVLIILDKLEQFQGRSKFTTWAAKIAVHQALGELRRARWRDLSLDALTAEGQLDPSYLAADPTTPEDTSMRRAVVDTVMNVMQTELSERQRTALMARLVQGVPIEILAEQMGTNANALYKLIHDARKRLRYRLLERGVSPEEVLATFA, via the coding sequence ATGAGCGAAGAACGCAGCAACGAAACCTGGCTGGCCGACCTGCAAGCCAGCGACCGCAGACGCGACGCCGCCATCCAGGACCTCTTGGCCTGGCTGGAACGGCGTCTGTTCTTCTATTTGCGCGAGCGCAGCGACCTGCGCGGGCTTGGCGAAGACGAAATCCGGCATCTGGCGGGCGACTTCGCTCAAGAGAGCGTTCTCATCATCCTGGACAAGCTCGAACAATTTCAGGGGCGCAGCAAATTCACCACCTGGGCGGCAAAAATCGCTGTCCACCAGGCCCTGGGAGAACTTCGCCGCGCCCGCTGGCGCGACCTCTCGCTCGACGCACTCACTGCCGAGGGCCAACTCGACCCTTCCTATCTGGCCGCCGACCCCACCACGCCCGAAGACACAAGTATGCGTCGAGCCGTGGTGGATACGGTCATGAATGTGATGCAGACCGAGCTGAGCGAACGCCAGCGCACCGCCCTGATGGCCCGCCTGGTGCAAGGCGTGCCCATCGAAATCCTGGCCGAACAAATGGGCACCAACGCCAACGCCCTCTACAAGCTCATCCACGACGCGCGCAAACGTTTGCGCTACCGCCTGCTGGAACGCGGGGTCAGCCCCGAGGAAGTTCTGGCCACGTTTGCCTGA
- a CDS encoding SDR family oxidoreductase, with translation MDLSGRTAIVTGGAQRIGKALVLALAAAGCDIVLHYNGSHDAAQQTAAEARSLGVRVLVHRLDLSRIETLSSLTAIAGVSLAPASILINNASGFAKDTLSDLTLESWTATLQTSLRAPVFLTQAFARALPPTQQGAVINITDWRVERPYKTHLSYTIAKAGLDAFTRAAALHLAPRIRVNAIALGAMLPPPDRDQAYLDAIAARLPLQRAGGAEVVADAMLFLLQNDFVTGEIVRLDGGAHLV, from the coding sequence ATGGATCTTTCAGGTAGAACGGCTATCGTCACCGGCGGGGCGCAACGCATAGGCAAGGCGCTGGTCCTGGCGCTGGCGGCGGCCGGCTGCGATATCGTGCTCCATTATAACGGCTCTCACGACGCCGCCCAACAAACGGCCGCCGAAGCCCGCAGCCTGGGTGTGCGTGTGCTCGTCCATCGGCTCGACCTGAGCCGGATCGAGACCCTCAGTTCGCTGACTGCCATCGCCGGCGTTTCCCTCGCCCCGGCCAGCATCCTGATCAACAATGCCAGCGGCTTCGCCAAAGACACGTTGAGCGATCTCACCCTGGAAAGCTGGACGGCCACCCTCCAGACCAGCCTACGGGCGCCCGTCTTCCTCACCCAGGCCTTCGCCCGCGCCCTGCCGCCCACCCAGCAGGGGGCCGTGATCAACATCACCGATTGGCGCGTGGAACGGCCCTACAAGACCCACCTCAGCTACACCATCGCCAAGGCCGGGCTGGATGCCTTCACCCGCGCCGCCGCCCTGCACCTGGCCCCCCGCATCCGCGTCAACGCCATCGCCCTCGGCGCCATGCTGCCCCCACCCGACCGCGACCAGGCCTATCTGGATGCCATCGCCGCCCGGCTGCCGCTCCAACGCGCCGGCGGCGCCGAGGTCGTAGCCGACGCCATGCTATTTTTGCTGCAAAACGACTTCGTGACCGGCGAAATCGTGCGTTTGGATGGCGGCGCGCATTTGGTGTAG